The nucleotide sequence AGCATTGGTATACTGCTTAGTTGCGTTGAATACaacaaatttgttaaattatcCAACGTAGACATTTTATAAAGAAAGCATAAAgggttgaaaatcaaatcatcaaCAACAGCGTACCAGTATACATCGACCTTATTTCGCGCTGTTTTCATGTCTTAATTTCACTTTCtgcagtaaaaaattttataagccAATGCATTTaccatatatttgaaaaataattgataagaAATATCGGTATCATCAAAGAGCAgtctagttcaaaaaatttctgcattGTTTCTCAATCTCAATAAACCATTAGTTCAACATTTTCCCTTACATCTCTTAAAAGATAGTTATACGTCTAACAATAAGTACATACGTAACATCAATCAAATGAATTATGGCATGGCAATGCGCGATGAGCAGGTATGATTCCATGCCTACATTAATGGAACTTGAACAAGTATTTTTATCGTCTTCATAACGGTCGATTTTCGTACGAATAAGCCGTAAGACTTCCATCTGAACTCGAATGTTCCATTGGAATATGTTCGCTAAATTGTGGCCCTGGCGAGATTACGTTATCTGATGAGTTCGCCTGTGGTAAAGAAAAACAACCACAacaagaaattaaaaagaagaaaaaatgaccAACTAAATGGGTAGGTATACGGAAAAGTATATAGTATGtaatgtataggtaggtacatttatgaAATCTAACAACTATAGGGCGGTATACTAACATTTTCTTGTCGAGAGGAATTACATCTGGCAAGGAACAGTTGTTCGGAAACTATCCTCAGTTCTTCTTGCCTTTCGGCAATAATCTGTTGCAATTCGTCACATTTTTGTTGTAAACAAACCTCCAGGGATGCATTAGTGTCAACATTTTCTACTTTACACTCCTGTTCAAACTGTAATGTGCATGGTAAGAAATATACATATAagtaatgaaattaattttctaggCAGAAATCGAATATTCTCATTAGGTATTAATACAAAAATGAGCTTTCAATACTTTTATTTTAGGCGTAACACTGCTGACTATTTGTGCTGTACTAGTGGTAGCATAATATCCATTACTGTTACTGGAACTTGTATCACTGCTGTTACCAGGATACTCTGAATAATTCTTATCAAGGTGGTGAAATTTTCTTGTACTTTTCCTTCTCTGTtgtttgaaaaaacagaaaataattttatattgaactaaataagtaggtacttgtcGTGAAAGTCGGGGGGCCTGCatataaggatcacctgcaccccctgccgattctccgagacaacttttttcttataggggaagtcctaaggaacatttctagcccttgtcctcaaaaaaaaaaatggccctacttacaaaatggcggccattttgattgacaggtcagccgaaatcgcaggttttgcgttccaacataagactttcacggaatttcttaaaccgtacaaaggtagatcgaaagagcaggcaaaattcatcacctgtcgagatttcaagtgctaaagtgcctttttcgatttttggtgaattttcaaaaatcaaattttggccaaaatgtgagaaaaaaattaaatttttacaaaattgacctagaaatctgaaatttgggatatatcctatttttgacctgccaaatcgattggaaactgtttaaaaccgttttgagcagttctggagcctccagcagatttctgaaactcgaaattctcacaaaatttcatcaaatggagttagaaagccgaaattcattctgcaaactaatttcaatacgctatgaagtcgactgcaggtgattttcaagtcgttttggagcctccagcaattttttgaaaattactggagcctccagtagatttttgaaacttgaaatttccccaaaatttcatcaaatggggttagcaagccgaaattttctctacaaactaatttcaatacaatatgaagtcgactgcatggtggtttcaagtggttttgaaacttccagctactttttcgaaatttcaattctcctaaaaacgagatgaaacttttcaaaaagtcactggtggctccaaaattacttgaactcgcctgaagtcgtcttcagaaggtgttaaaattgaagtgcagagttaatttcagcttgctaatcccatttgatgaaattttggggaaatttcaagtttcaaaaatctactggaggctccagtaattttcaaaaaattgctggaggctccaaaacgacttgaaaatcacctgcagtcgacttcatagcgtattgaaattagtttgcagaatgaatttcggctttctaactccatttgatgaaattttgtgagaatttcgagtttcagaaatctgctggaggctccagaactgctcaaaacggttttaaacagtttccaatcgatttggcaggtcaaaaataggatatatcccaaatttcagatttctaggtcaattttgtaaaaatttaatttttttctcacattttggccaaaatttgatttttgaaaattcaccaaaaatcgaaaaaggcactttagcacttgaaatctcgacaggtgatgaattttgcctgctctttcgatctacttttgtacggtttaagaaattccgtgaaagtcttatgttggaacgcaaaacctgcgatttcggctgacctgtcaatcaaaatggccgccattttgttttttttttgaggacaagggctagcaatgttccttaggacttctcctataagaaaaaagttgtctcggagaatcggcagggggtgcaggtgatccttatgcgggccccccgactatacGCAggcattgggggggggggtacataCGTGGTAATATAAATTTCGACTAGATGCACCGGATGCTATTCTGTTATTATAAGATAGGACGTCATCGTGTTTTCGTAATAACGGTCGTTCGTCTTTATCCTCTTCTTCACAATAATTGCTATCTGTAAAGAATACATACCAGGAATTGTGACTTATTCTTTTgttctttcagaaaaaaatgaatccaaaaatgGAAGTAAAGTCTCCTCTAAATGGGACGTTCAGGAACTTAGTACCTAGGTTTTTTCCAGGTTCTCTCAAAAgtctgacaaaaaattggaaaatcataGCATGGCACAGATCAGCGCGACAAAAAGTCTATTACCTTATAATGTTGAAAATgccgtcaaatttttgaaattagatacctacttattagttattacttaggtacctataattttagctattgcttttttattcaagttttcaaaagtcaaattcgGTAagtaaaatattgtttttaaaaatcaaacataatactcgtaagtacctaTCAAATATGTTTTTTTCCGCCGCGAATCTGCAATCTGCCCAAAATTTTCGAGACACTGACACCTAAGCACGTCGTAGGTATATGTAGTAAAAAATCAGTCGCAAAATGCCAAAAggaaataattaaatttctcGTTTCAATTTCCTTCAGAATTTTCTGTAtagactttttttattttacataggtactccGGTGAGCTAAGAAAAAGCAAACGCTTAGAGAGTCAGAATTCGAAACCTTGTAAACACGTTGTACTTTTATGTAAGTGTACCAGaatctcaactttcaaaagtaTTTGTGTGATCCCACTCGAACTCtcgtaggaaaaaaatatacgttatAATGTAAATTtaatgttaggtacctatttataataaGGATGCATTTCTGCGAATAAGTATTACCAGAAGTTGTAGATGTGGTTGACTGCCACGAACACGAAGGAGGCGATGTTTTTGTACTGCAAGATGTGCTGCCATTACTCGAAAAAGAAGGCGTATAATCTTGAGTACTACAATTCAGCATTTTGGTTTCGTTATCTTCCGAATTTCGATCAGCATTCAATGGACTAGAAAACAATTATGAAAAcgaatgaaattagaaatgccGTATTCCAAGTCTGTACGCATTTGTTATTAAAATAATGATCTCACTTGATTACTCGATGGGTGCAAACAATAAATTCTATCCTCGAATTCCATTGTCTTCGGGTTATATACGATGATGTTTGCAACCATACCCATTGATGTCCTTTAgttaaaaatctataaaatccGGATACCCCTTCATCTTGTACCATTACTGAAAAGCACAAAAACGTATCGATTATTACAGTAAAACCAAATAAACAGAAACAAAAACTCAGAATATGGTGGCAGTATTTACAGGTCTTATGATGACTTATTATACCGTCCAAATCATCGATATGATAATAATCGTAACCGGAAGTACCCAGAACCTCGAAAGGAGAATAACCTATAATAGAAGGAGccctgaaacaaaaattaacaatCAAGTTACACAAGTGTCAGCAGAAGTTTACCATTTAAAAGAGGATTACCTTTCATccaagaataaaaatttccattcaaaattgTGATGAGATATAAATTCTGTCTTTAAATGATCATGAAGGATGACATCATTGCATAACTGAGGAGTAAGAAGTCGAATAAAACCCACAAATATTGATCTGTAAGAAAATAGCGACcaaatacataatttaaaatCCCGAGtgcatcatttttattttattttttcattctgattAAACAAAATAGATACTGACGGTTTATTAAATTCTAATATTTTATCTTGATCAactgaaaaattctgaatttcttGCGGTTCTGTAATCAAAGTGCATATAATAAGATGAAACAGTTCAACAAAATTACGATTCAAGTATAACTATAGGTACCCATTGAAAATTCTTACTTATTTTCCCCAGGAATTCTACAGGTTCGTACACCAAGTCTCcagattttgatgattttcgcaaaaaatgacatttgaaatttattggaTGATCTGTTCAAAATGTACAAATTGACATTAAAAAACACGTCATTAAcggaaaaaaatgactaattatTCTTATTCACCTTCATTTTGCATGCATAGACTATttacagttgaaatgaaaaacatgtTTTCTAAGTGCGATCTATCATTTTCTGTTACTAAATCGTATATACTTAAATTCAATATCTCATCCTGAAAACacataataagtacctaatgtAGAATTTCTCAAACGCACACATTCTGCAAGATCTTATTCGTTCTTCAAAATACGCACCAGCATATAACCTAGTCCTGTGGCTAAGCTGCTAGAAGCGTATAGAATTTTTCCACAAGATGAAAACACCAAAATAAATCCACCTAAAGTctggtttaaaaattataagattattttttcgaacaaaaaattcatgtaggtaaatatgtagtaggtaggtatcattcaAATTCCATAGTCTAGCCATAAATGCTGTCGTCAACTTTGAACGCgtgtaatatgtaggtatgtacatataaaaaccACATTTTAAAAACGGAAGTGATTGTACGGATTCGCGTCGTCCAACATTTTTCCAATGAACCGTGTCAAAAAACTGAATTCTAAGATTTCAGGCTACAAATTGAGCACTTACTCGATTCAACAAGTAAAGGCGCTATATCAGAGCGcactgtgatttttttaaaaatttttttaggtgtataaatttttcttactaaaattataattttgtgcTTCGGGAACAAAACACCAATCAAATtacattttagtaaaaaaaaatttttacgatcAATTTGTTTTCGGTCTCTTGCGTACATTGGTCTTCGTGTTGTTTTATCTGCCGTTTCCGTTTTGTCAAATCGCTTGACGATCATGCTGCAGTAAAGTAGAgtcaaattgcagtttttttcaactgggTACTCGTACTTTctgaatatttcaaagtaaTGACAGTATTCAAGGCTAGACTACATACAACACATACCTCCAACATCAAGTAAGTGTATTCTTCGTTGGTTAAAAATGAAGGCTTCCATTCTTCACTTATTTCATATTCTAGAGACCGAGCAACATTTTctgaaagaaaacaaaattttttatgaaatagtaTCCAAAGGTTTTTAATCTAAAAAATATGTTTGCTGAAAATATTACGAATTCAAAAAGCATACCGCTGTAAACTTTTAAAGTATTCATAGCCGCTTTTAAAATGGTAGATTTATCCACTTTTCTTCCATTTACAGAAATAATGGAGTTCAATTCGCTGATCAACGTATTGAACTggtctcttctttttttctcgctcAAGTTTCTAGACTTCCTGCAAAatcaaatacaaatatgaacatttttttccggAGATGAATACATAGTTAATACCAATACcctacctatctatataaatttaaaaaatcattccaactcatatttgaaaaaagatgaaaagtcgaGCCCACGTacactttaaaaaatcaatcaccatttcaaaataggtaaggTACGAGTGACCTTTATTTCCCGGCACCACTTAATTTCTACTTgggaacaaaatttttcacgatttttttttgggggaaatatAATATAATGGCACAACGACAGCAATACGACGAAATAGGGTGCTTGCACGACAGCCATTAACGCACGACGGCATAAGTGATTTGAACGACGAATTTAATAGGTTTTTGTACGACGACCAGTGTAACGACAGAGATATTCACTTTGCACgccgaaaaaaaagaattcccGACAATAGTACATAGAATAACCTGCGAATTTTACGAGACAAGGGTGTAGTTTAGTAggtaaaatgagtaggtaaaaacctttaattttcattacaaaactacgaaaaaactACTGTTTGgataactttcatttttggatatgttgtttagacGGATAAAATCTTGGGTGCTACGAAgccctttttgagaaatttacttTGATACATTAATTataatgattttaaatattgtaaaaatgtgctattttcacttgaaaatataaTGCTTGGAaacgaaaacttcaaaaaaacgGCTTCGTAGCACCCATCATTGTAATCTTGAGAAGTTATGTTCCGAATTCTAAATAGGTCTGTTCATTATTCATTGCGTAGTTTTGtaacgaaaattttcagttttttttgtacgaGCTAGTTGATATTAACAATGGCGGacctaaaatttgttttgtttacaaattttagttGAAGCATTTTAAATGTAGGGTGCGTATCAATAGTTTTCGTTGATACGTGTACttaagaatgagaaaattcgTTCTTTTCATCATAAACGGTAAACCCCTCTGGCCACTTTCATTTatcattcaaaacttcaaaagctaaaacaattttgaaaatgttatcaattatcattttgaagtggaaaaaattgcttttgttCTCGATATAATTAATAATTCGCATCAATGTGTAACAAAATACATCTTATAGGTACCCTCACAACAACTAATAAACCTTGTATCCACTTACATTTtattctttcaaagtttcaagttcgTATGCGGAGTGCTTATAGTTGAGACCACCTCATGTGTTAGAATggacaagtattagaatggtcaagtggtagaaaaagagggaaaaaaagggaaaaatatttttgttgccaacccactttgtttggagaagaaaattttgtaaattaaaatgaaaagtaaagcccaagtattagaatggtcaagttgtagaatactcaagtattagaatggacaagtgttagaaattagaaaatacaaatatcagGAATATCAGTCAGGATGGACTCGGAGAATGTgagaattaggcgaggcgaagccgagccgtttaaaatttatatttcattcgatgagcattactccccttggtaagttcagacggaggctggacattaccctgtatgtagacagtacctgcggtagtttctaaaaaactgtactcaccgaggccgaaggccgagggaagttaacagacatagtatgaacaacaaagcgaccagcgcaaccgaggcgaagccgaggtgagcagacacaacgccccccaacccTGAAAATGGGTACCCTTGTACCCTATTATCCAAAAAAgtagtaagtctaagtaccacTTCCTCATCCTCTTATAACAGATTGCtcttttccccctatttttcaaatacttgaccattctaatacttgactattctacaacttgaccattctaatacttgggctttacttttcattttaattattttacgaaattttcttctccaaacaaagtgggttggcaacaaaaatatttttccctttttttccctctttttctacaacttgaccattctaatacttggccATTCTAACACATTAGGTGGTACCCTTATAGTTATCAACTTTCAGTTATTCAGAGTAAGTGAATAAATTTACGGATCTTGACCAaactaaaatctcaaaatgatgTATTCCTACTTGAAATAGTAtcatagttttgaaaatatactattttttgaactttccctggttttaattgattttgtttgcattttgtcgaattttactgaaatttcatctaatttttacgatttttaatgattgggtaggtacctacctactgattttaatgcttttccgagtgttttcatataattttgtcgacaaatcttcacacatttttgtcaaattttaatgaattttccacattttttggtgagtttattgtctttaggtaattttggcgatgatttacagaatttttgctGCATTTCATCGTTTACTTACAAGGGACCCCCCCCCATGATAATCTCCAATTTGGGTGAAACTCAGACTgctggaaagaggacctcaaaaaacacccatcccccaaattttcagctgcttgatttttagatttttggcgagcgtttgaaattttgtgtacacagcTAAAGCTGTTTAATAACTCagaaaacggaaaaaaattacaaatatccatctctcccgcatatgaactcgcgtatcaacttccggagctcaaattttggccaaatgcAATTTTCTAGTTtcgccggatccggccttctaGTCAgaagacagtttttttttactgttttttctcattattttcggtgaattcgaaaaattactgTTTCTCCCCACCACGTGAATttgagtagctgaaattttggccaaaggatctatgcttgatacctacataattgaCTGATACTACCGCCGGCCAGA is from Planococcus citri chromosome 1, ihPlaCitr1.1, whole genome shotgun sequence and encodes:
- the LOC135831945 gene encoding circadian locomoter output cycles protein kaput-like isoform X1, whose protein sequence is MSESINKSSNVRSEHLVMDDEDDEMDETKRKSRNLSEKKRRDQFNTLISELNSIISVNGRKVDKSTILKAAMNTLKVYSENVARSLEYEISEEWKPSFLTNEEYTYLMLETLGGFILVFSSCGKILYASSSLATGLGYMLDEILNLSIYDLVTENDRSHLENMFFISTVNSLCMQNEDHPINFKCHFLRKSSKSGDLVYEPVEFLGKIKPQEIQNFSVDQDKILEFNKPSIFVGFIRLLTPQLCNDVILHDHLKTEFISHHNFEWKFLFLDERAPSIIGYSPFEVLGTSGYDYYHIDDLDGIISHHKTLMVQDEGVSGFYRFLTKGHQWVWLQTSSYITRRQWNSRIEFIVCTHRVINPLNADRNSEDNETKMLNCSTQDYTPSFSSNGSTSCSTKTSPPSCSWQSTTSTTSDSNYCEEEDKDERPLLRKHDDVLSYNNRIASGASSRNLYYHRRKSTRKFHHLDKNYSEYPGNSSDTSSSNSNGYYATTSTAQIVSSVTPKIKFEQECKVENVDTNASLEVCLQQKCDELQQIIAERQEELRIVSEQLFLARCNSSRQENANSSDNVISPGPQFSEHIPMEHSSSDGSLTAYSYENRPL
- the LOC135831945 gene encoding circadian locomoter output cycles protein kaput-like isoform X2, whose product is MTKTTKWTKRNGELMKLSIFMKSRNLSEKKRRDQFNTLISELNSIISVNGRKVDKSTILKAAMNTLKVYSENVARSLEYEISEEWKPSFLTNEEYTYLMLETLGGFILVFSSCGKILYASSSLATGLGYMLDEILNLSIYDLVTENDRSHLENMFFISTVNSLCMQNEDHPINFKCHFLRKSSKSGDLVYEPVEFLGKIKPQEIQNFSVDQDKILEFNKPSIFVGFIRLLTPQLCNDVILHDHLKTEFISHHNFEWKFLFLDERAPSIIGYSPFEVLGTSGYDYYHIDDLDGIISHHKTLMVQDEGVSGFYRFLTKGHQWVWLQTSSYITRRQWNSRIEFIVCTHRVINPLNADRNSEDNETKMLNCSTQDYTPSFSSNGSTSCSTKTSPPSCSWQSTTSTTSDSNYCEEEDKDERPLLRKHDDVLSYNNRIASGASSRNLYYHRRKSTRKFHHLDKNYSEYPGNSSDTSSSNSNGYYATTSTAQIVSSVTPKIKFEQECKVENVDTNASLEVCLQQKCDELQQIIAERQEELRIVSEQLFLARCNSSRQENANSSDNVISPGPQFSEHIPMEHSSSDGSLTAYSYENRPL